ACTGCTCGCCGAGGGTGATCAGTGAGCGCCCGCTGCGGCACGGGACACGTGATCGTCACGGCGGTCGGCAGCCGCGCGTTGCTCGCCGTGGTTCGCCGACGAAGGTCTCGACCTCGCCGCGTTCCGCCGCGAGATCCCGGCGGTCGTGGAGGAACTCGCCCGGCATCTCGACGCCGACGTGACCTCCTGCGGCGGCTCCTGATCCGCGGCCCCGGGGCCCGGCCGTCGCGCCCCATCTCTCGCCCCGCCTCGCGACGAGGGAACGGTACCCGGAGTCGATGATGCCGACTGGCGAGAACCCGTCGCACTCTGTCATTCCGGCCACTGCCGGGGCCGCGATCACCCTCGTAGCGTCTCGCGCATGCTCTTCGTCGCACCCGTACTCATCGGTGTTCTCTACGCGTTCCTCATGTCCCTGCTCCGCGAGCCCACGAGGCGGCGGTTCAACGCCATCATGGTCGCCGGGGCCGGAGCCGCCTATCTCAGCAGTGGCAGTTTCGGCGCCTGGGAGTTCGTCTTCACCGCCGCGGTCACCTACTGCGCCTACCGCGGCCTCGACTCGTACGTCTGGATCGGCGTCGCCTGGCTGCTGCACACCGCCTGGGACGCCCTGCACTACCTGCGGGGTGCCCCGATCATCCCGTTCGCCACGCACTCGTCGCTCGGCTGCGCGATCTGCGACCCGGTGATCGCCCTCTGGTGCCTGCGCGGCGGCCCCTCGCTCCCCACCCTGATCGGCTCCTGGTTCTCCAAGCGCCCCACGTCCCTGACCGACGCCTCCCCCACCGACGCCTCACACGCCTAGCCGCCCACGGGTGACTGTGCCGCCAGGTCCCGGGCCACCTCGCGGGCCGCGCGGGCCCCCGAGGCCAGGGCCCCCTGGACGGAGCCGGTGGCGCGGTGGTCCCCGCACACATAGCGTCGCCGGCCGACCCGGGCGGTACGGCTGAGCGGCTGTGGGGGCGGCATGGCCGGCAGCGCGTCGGGCACCGTACGCACGGTCAGCGGCTGCCAGGCGCCGGTGTCGGTGCCGTACGCCTCGGCGAGTGCTCCGCGCACCTCCGCCTCGCGGCCTCCGTGGTCCTGACCGCGTACCGAAGTGGCGATCAGCGCCATCCCGCCGGGCGCGTAGCCGGGCACCACCTCACTCAGGACGCAGGTGTTGAGGAATCTCCTCCTCACGTCCGTCACGAGGACGGGTTCGGCCAGCGGAGAGCGGGGCGCGGTGTGGTAGTACGTCGTCACGGTGCGGTACTCGGGCATCTCCAGTCCCGGCAGCAGTGCGGCTGCCTGGCCGGGCCCGGTCGCCACCACCACCGCCCGCGCGGCCAGTTCGCCCCCTGTGCCCAGGAGGACTCCGTCGTCCGTGAGCCGGGTCACCGGGGTGTCGAGGTGTACGGCGCCCGCCGGCAGCGCGTCGGCGAGCAGCCGCGGCACCGCTCCGATGCCCTCGGTCGGCAGGCACAGGGTGCCGCGCAGCATGCTGCGCCAGACGAGGTGGAACACCCTGCTGGACGTCTCCAACTCGTCCTCCAGGAAGACTCCGGAGAGGAAGGGACGGAAGAACCGCTCGACGAACTCCTCGGAGAATCCGCCGGCAGCCAGTGCGGTGCGGGTGGTGCGGTCGTCGCCGTGCTTCACCGAACGGGCTGGAGCGAGCATGTCGCGGGCCGACAGGACACCCAGGGCGGCCAGGTCCCGACTGCCGGCCAGCCGTCCCGGACGCAGGTCGCCGAGCCTGCGGGGGCCCCGGGTCGGGTCACTGAAGCGGAGCGGGCCTTCGTCGGTGTGCACGAGGACCCCGGGGGTGAAGGGCCGCAGCCGCAGCGCGCGCAGTGCGAGGCGCCGTCGGACCTGGGGGTAGGAGGTGTTGAACACCTGGAAGCCGCGGTCGATGACGAACCCCTCGTGACGGTCGGAGCGCATGCGCCCGCCGACCCCGTCCGAGGCCTCCAGGACGCGGACACCGAGTCCCGCCCGCGTCAGGTCGCGGGCACAGGCAAGTCCGGCGAGGCCGGCACCGACCACCAGCACGTCCGGCCCGCCACGAGTGGCGACCATGGGAACACTCCTTCGATCAACGGCTCCGTCGTCGCGGTGATGCCCGGCGCGGTGATGCCCGGCGCGGAAACGCCGGCACCGCCCCCGAAAGGGGCAGCACCGGCGGACGGGGCGGTGTCAGTGTCCGGACCCGTAGTGTCCGCCGAGCTGATCGCGGTAATGCGGGTCACCGAGGTGCTTCTCCTTGTCGAACTCCGGTGCCGACTTGATTTCGTCCTTCGTCCGGGCGACGTGGACGGTCTTGTCCTCGTGGGTGATCGTGGTGATCGTCCCCGCGGGTAGCAGGACCTCCTTGCCGAAGATCCAGATGCCGGTGTCGACCACGATGTACTGGGACCCGACCTCGTCCGAGTGCTTGTCGACCTTCCCGATGTGCCCATCGGTCGCTTCCACCCGGTACCCGGTGAGGTCCGAGTCGGGGGTGTGGCCGCTGGTCGGAGTGTAGGCCCACAGATTCTCGTACATGAAGAAATCCTCCAGCTATGTCGTGGTGCGCTTGAAAACACCGGGTGTCCGTTCAGCGCGCGCCGACACTCTTTTTCCCGAAGAGAATTCTCAGAGAATTGCGATTTTCAACCAACAGCGGGAATTCTCCGCACGCAACTCCGCGCGGAGCAGGGAAATCCTCGGCATCCGGCGGTCCGCCCGGCCCACCGTGATGCGCACGATCGCCGGAAGGAGGAGCGTGGTGGGGTAGGGAGGAGCGCTATGGGCACGGCCGACCACCGGCATCACGTCCGGGAGAGCCAGGGCTGGCTGCGCGGAGCACCACCACCGCGCTGGGTGCGGGTGCTGCCGCCCGCCCTGCTGGTGGCGGTCTGCACCGCCGAACTCCTGAGCCGGTACCCCTTGGACATCGGCTTCCTGCTGGGCGCCATCCCGTCGCTGGCGGTGCTCTCCTACGGACCCGTGGCGACGGCCGTCTTCGGCGCCATCGTCATCGTGTTGCTGTTCGTACCGCCGCTCCAGCTCAACCATCCGGGCAACACCGACCTGCTGACCATCACGTTCGTCGCGATCCTGAGCGTCGCCATCTCCCTGGTGCGCAGTCGGCGCGACGCCCACCTGGTCACGGTGCGCACCGTCGCGGAGGCCGCCCAGCTGGCCGTGCTGCCGCCGCTTCCCGGACGCGTGGGCCCGGTGCGCTGCACGGCGCTCTACCGGGCGGCGCAGCGCGAGACACTGGTGGGTGGCGACTTCTTCGACGTGCGCGCCGGCCCGTACGGTGTGCGGGCGGTGATGGGCGATGTGCAGGGGCACGGGCTGTCGGCCGTCTCGACCGTCGCCTCCCTCCTCGGGGCGTTCCGGGAGACCGTGCTCGACCAGGGCGACCTGAAATCGGCCGCGGCCCGCCTCGATCGCCGGCTCATCGTGGACTCGGCCCAGACCGCTCACGCCGAACTGTTCGCGACCGCTCTGCTGCTGGAGTTCTCGGCCGACGCGGACGCGGTGCGCCTGACGTCCTGCGGACACCCGCATCCCTTTCTGCTGCGCGACGGCAAGGCCGTCGAGCTCGTACTCGAACCAGGAGCCCCCCTCGGTCTCGGGTTCTTCGAGATCTCTCCGCCGCAGATCTGCACCGTCCGGCTGGAGCGCGGCGACCGACTGTTCCTCGGCTCCGACGGAGTGACCGAGAGCCGGGACGCGACGGGCGCCTTCTATCCCCTGGCCGAGCGCCTGACCACGTTGGCCCGGGAGACACCGGCCGACCTCACCGACCGCCTCTGGGAGGACCTCCTACGGTTCTGCACCGCCGTGCGAGACGACGTCACGATGCTGGTCCTCACACCCGACGTCCAGGGCGAGCGGGGGTGAGGACGGTTCGCCCGCCCGGACCGCGCGGGGCGGGCCGGACGGGCGAGGTCGGCGGGCGGACAGGTCAGGGGGTGAGCTGCCACTGCTGGATGTAGCCGACGTCGATCGCGGCGGTGTCCTGGACCCTCAGTTTCCAGGTGCCGTTGACGGGTTGCGCGGAGGCGTCGACCGTGAAGGTCTGGTCGACGTCGTCGGCGCTGCCGCCGCTGTGGTTCAGGAGCGAGTAGACGGTGCCGTCGGGTCCCACCAGGGAGACCGTCAGGTCACCGCGGTAGGTGTGGATGATCTTGACATAGACCTGGGTGGTGGCCGAGGCGTTGCCGGTCCGGCCGGTGACGGTGATGGGTGACTCGACCGCGGCTCCGGCGTCGGGGATGTCCACCCGCGTGCTGTTGGCGTAGATGTTCGCCACCCGCCAGGTGAAGCTCACCGAGACGGACGCTCCCGTGCTGTCGGTGACCGTGACGGTCACCGGGCTGGTCCCGGTGGTGGTGGGAACTCCCGAGATCAGGCCGGTGTCGCTGATCGTCAGACCGTCCGGCAGGCCGGTGGCCGCATAGGTCAGGCCCGCGCCGGAGTTGGTGGTGTAGGCGCTGGTCTGGAGGGAGACCTGCTGGCCGACGCCACTGGTCTGGTCGTCGATCGGCGCCACGTTGACACCCGGCGCGATCCGGTCGCCGACATGGATCCCGGCCCAGGCGGCGGCGACGGCGAGGTAGGTGTCGCTGTACGCG
This portion of the Streptomyces mirabilis genome encodes:
- a CDS encoding PRC domain containing protein, producing the protein MYENLWAYTPTSGHTPDSDLTGYRVEATDGHIGKVDKHSDEVGSQYIVVDTGIWIFGKEVLLPAGTITTITHEDKTVHVARTKDEIKSAPEFDKEKHLGDPHYRDQLGGHYGSGH
- a CDS encoding PP2C family protein-serine/threonine phosphatase — its product is MGTADHRHHVRESQGWLRGAPPPRWVRVLPPALLVAVCTAELLSRYPLDIGFLLGAIPSLAVLSYGPVATAVFGAIVIVLLFVPPLQLNHPGNTDLLTITFVAILSVAISLVRSRRDAHLVTVRTVAEAAQLAVLPPLPGRVGPVRCTALYRAAQRETLVGGDFFDVRAGPYGVRAVMGDVQGHGLSAVSTVASLLGAFRETVLDQGDLKSAAARLDRRLIVDSAQTAHAELFATALLLEFSADADAVRLTSCGHPHPFLLRDGKAVELVLEPGAPLGLGFFEISPPQICTVRLERGDRLFLGSDGVTESRDATGAFYPLAERLTTLARETPADLTDRLWEDLLRFCTAVRDDVTMLVLTPDVQGERG
- a CDS encoding DUF6010 family protein, with the protein product MLFVAPVLIGVLYAFLMSLLREPTRRRFNAIMVAGAGAAYLSSGSFGAWEFVFTAAVTYCAYRGLDSYVWIGVAWLLHTAWDALHYLRGAPIIPFATHSSLGCAICDPVIALWCLRGGPSLPTLIGSWFSKRPTSLTDASPTDASHA
- a CDS encoding NAD(P)/FAD-dependent oxidoreductase translates to MVATRGGPDVLVVGAGLAGLACARDLTRAGLGVRVLEASDGVGGRMRSDRHEGFVIDRGFQVFNTSYPQVRRRLALRALRLRPFTPGVLVHTDEGPLRFSDPTRGPRRLGDLRPGRLAGSRDLAALGVLSARDMLAPARSVKHGDDRTTRTALAAGGFSEEFVERFFRPFLSGVFLEDELETSSRVFHLVWRSMLRGTLCLPTEGIGAVPRLLADALPAGAVHLDTPVTRLTDDGVLLGTGGELAARAVVVATGPGQAAALLPGLEMPEYRTVTTYYHTAPRSPLAEPVLVTDVRRRFLNTCVLSEVVPGYAPGGMALIATSVRGQDHGGREAEVRGALAEAYGTDTGAWQPLTVRTVPDALPAMPPPQPLSRTARVGRRRYVCGDHRATGSVQGALASGARAAREVARDLAAQSPVGG